The Synergistaceae bacterium DNA segment CGAGGAGCTCCTAAAAGTGGAGGATACTGGCTAAAATAGAAATCAATGATACTCTTAAGTGGCACCAATCGAACTCCTATTTTAGCATTTAAAAAAGTATCCTCACATCATTTTATTGAACAATACCTAAGGCTGCTCTGGCGGCATTGATATGATTATCGTCGTTGCACTCTACCGCAAAAGCGCCATATGCTAATGGAGCTGCAGCAGCCCTCTCTATAGATTGTTCGTAGAGCCTATCCCATATCGTTCCGCCTTGTTTAGCATACTCCGTTATCAAACTCTTCAGGCTATCCTCTCCAAAAACCGATACGTGACCAGAAAAGTCCAGTGCAGGATCACCCATATGCGCAGTAGACCAATCTATGATACCAGAGGTCTTACCTTCCTTCGAGGTTAAGACATGCCCTGCATAGAGATCGCCATGGATGAAACAAGTGAATTCAGGCCACAAAGGGTCATTGTCCAACCATCTACGGTATCTGTTTTCCAACGGCTCGCTGATACCTATCTCAGATTTCACCAAGTGGATACGGTCAGCTATTTCGGTCCTCAATTCACTTGGAGTCATTATTTTCAAGTTGCTCTTTCTCACATCGTCAGCTGTAATACGATGTAATTCGGCCAATGATTTTGCCAGAGACTCCACATAAGCTATGCTATCGCGATCTATGTTCCAAGAAACCTCATGTGTTATCGCATCGAATGTCA contains these protein-coding regions:
- the mph_3 gene encoding Mph(E)/Mph(G) family macrolide 2'-phosphotransferase; the protein is MTIEDMQTLALEHGLRISEEMSVNEMGIDFRVAFVKEVNGENWVLRIPRRSDMLEQIENESRILDLAKRNLSINVPDWKIVSERLIAYPLLEDAPALTFDAITHEVSWNIDRDSIAYVESLAKSLAELHRITADDVRKSNLKIMTPSELRTEIADRIHLVKSEIGISEPLENRYRRWLDNDPLWPEFTCFIHGDLYAGHVLTSKEGKTSGIIDWSTAHMGDPALDFSGHVSVFGEDSLKSLITEYAKQGGTIWDRLYEQSIERAAAAPLAYGAFAVECNDDNHINAARAALGIVQ